One window of Burkholderia vietnamiensis LMG 10929 genomic DNA carries:
- a CDS encoding MFS transporter, which yields MTGRAEQNARLSGRAVAVLSIAAGGAIANDYAMQPALSFIAADFGVPVAPITAVASGAMIGYLLGLVLLVPLVDKLSPRTLIPGQLAALACALALAAYSPGPDALIACFVVIGATTTVAAQSSAVVGKCADPHRRARLMGTISAGISAGILLSRFVGGVLAQWYGWRGALLTFAAFAVVSALCVMPLLPAQRPPGHTGYFSTLRSMPSLLRASRQLRLRIYAGMLWFLAFNLIWVGLAVRLAAPPYNLDAAAIGLYSLAGLLGLVVTRVAGRLADRFGSRAVIVCGLAVAAASACALTVSLGHPAATAAALAVFDAGCFAAQVANQASVVAIEPARAGALNSAYLTFYYVAGAIGTAIAGLVVTSAGWEPLVLLAAISTAAAAMIGALVVPSVPARNRADLQPHNGGTGQIR from the coding sequence ATGACGGGCCGGGCCGAGCAGAACGCGCGGCTGTCGGGCCGCGCGGTAGCGGTGCTTTCGATCGCCGCGGGCGGCGCCATCGCGAACGACTACGCGATGCAACCGGCGCTTTCCTTCATCGCCGCCGATTTCGGGGTGCCGGTCGCACCGATTACCGCCGTCGCGTCCGGCGCGATGATCGGCTATCTGCTCGGCCTGGTGCTGCTCGTGCCGCTGGTCGACAAACTCAGTCCGCGCACGTTGATTCCGGGGCAGCTTGCGGCGCTCGCGTGCGCGCTGGCGCTTGCCGCGTACTCGCCAGGCCCGGACGCGCTGATTGCGTGCTTCGTTGTCATCGGCGCGACGACGACGGTTGCGGCGCAAAGCAGCGCCGTCGTCGGCAAGTGCGCCGATCCGCACCGCCGCGCGCGGCTCATGGGGACGATCTCCGCCGGCATATCGGCGGGGATCTTGCTGAGCCGATTCGTGGGCGGCGTTCTCGCGCAGTGGTATGGATGGCGAGGCGCGCTGTTGACGTTCGCGGCCTTCGCGGTCGTTTCAGCCCTTTGCGTCATGCCATTACTACCCGCGCAACGGCCGCCCGGGCATACGGGCTACTTCTCGACGTTGCGTTCGATGCCGTCGTTGTTGCGGGCCTCCCGGCAGCTGCGGTTGCGCATCTATGCCGGGATGCTGTGGTTCCTTGCTTTCAACCTGATCTGGGTCGGGCTTGCGGTGCGGCTCGCCGCGCCGCCGTACAACCTGGATGCGGCGGCCATCGGACTGTACAGCCTGGCCGGACTCCTCGGCCTCGTCGTCACGCGTGTCGCGGGCCGCCTGGCGGACCGGTTCGGCAGCCGCGCCGTGATCGTCTGCGGCCTGGCGGTTGCGGCGGCGTCCGCATGTGCGCTGACCGTCTCGCTCGGCCACCCAGCCGCGACGGCGGCCGCGCTGGCCGTATTCGATGCCGGTTGTTTCGCCGCCCAGGTCGCCAATCAGGCCAGCGTCGTTGCGATCGAGCCGGCGCGCGCCGGCGCACTGAACTCGGCGTACCTGACCTTCTACTACGTCGCGGGCGCGATCGGTACGGCCATCGCAGGTCTCGTCGTCACCAGCGCGGGTTGGGAACCGCTCGTCTTGTTGGCGGCGATTTCAACGGCCGCGGCGGCCATGATCGGCGCGCTCGTCGTTCCATCCGTGCCGGCTCGGAATCGCGCCGACCTTCAACCTCACAATGGAGGCACCGGGCAGATTCGATGA
- a CDS encoding RidA family protein, with the protein MRQLISTGSPWEPKVGYSRAVIVNDTIYISGTAGKGPDVYTQTRDALATVEKVLLDNGFRLDDVVQSRLVVADFEHWEDAARAHGEVYGEIRPAFSLVHALPFVDDAILAEVEAIAVRAGK; encoded by the coding sequence ATGCGTCAACTCATCAGCACCGGCTCCCCGTGGGAACCGAAGGTCGGTTACTCGCGGGCCGTGATCGTGAACGACACGATCTACATTTCAGGGACGGCCGGCAAAGGCCCGGACGTCTACACGCAAACGCGGGATGCCCTCGCCACTGTCGAGAAGGTGCTGCTCGACAACGGATTCCGGTTGGATGACGTGGTGCAAAGCCGGCTGGTCGTCGCGGACTTCGAACACTGGGAAGACGCTGCGCGCGCGCACGGCGAGGTCTATGGCGAGATTCGACCGGCGTTCTCGCTCGTGCATGCGCTGCCGTTCGTCGACGACGCGATCCTCGCCGAAGTCGAGGCCATTGCCGTCAGGGCCGGCAAATGA
- a CDS encoding TrmB family transcriptional regulator produces the protein MTVDAELIASMTRLGFTQYEAQAYAALVGQAALTGAEVGRRASMPASKVYETLARLEARGAVLVNRSEPVRYAAVPHTSLLAELRSRFNADLESAASALDRLPVQQEPGLVWSLSGAESIVQAFARVISNAQTSLFAGLWDEELDELGPLLEAASGRGIDTHVAIYGKRTLKGPHTYDMAECGASARLRLSGRRLAVVVADEDDAVVAEFGDHTPDQATVTTNPVIALLAVEYIKADVSGRLMIDAMPSAAYEKLLTSRAMRAMLRPVSGKGVKEGGGG, from the coding sequence ATGACGGTAGACGCAGAATTGATCGCTTCCATGACGCGACTGGGATTCACCCAGTACGAAGCGCAGGCATACGCGGCCCTGGTTGGTCAGGCCGCGCTGACGGGAGCGGAAGTCGGGCGCAGGGCATCGATGCCGGCCTCGAAGGTGTATGAGACGCTGGCTCGTTTGGAAGCGCGGGGAGCCGTGCTCGTCAACCGCTCGGAGCCGGTGCGGTACGCGGCCGTGCCGCACACGTCACTGTTGGCCGAGCTGCGCTCGCGCTTCAACGCCGACCTCGAGTCGGCAGCGTCCGCGCTGGATCGGCTGCCGGTTCAACAGGAACCGGGGCTGGTCTGGTCGCTCAGTGGCGCGGAGTCGATCGTGCAGGCCTTTGCGCGGGTGATCTCGAATGCGCAGACCAGCCTGTTCGCCGGTCTCTGGGACGAGGAGCTCGACGAACTGGGCCCGCTGCTCGAAGCGGCCAGCGGGCGGGGGATCGACACCCATGTCGCCATCTATGGCAAGCGGACGTTGAAAGGGCCGCACACGTACGACATGGCCGAATGTGGGGCCAGCGCGAGACTGCGCCTGTCCGGCCGTCGCCTTGCGGTGGTGGTCGCAGATGAAGACGATGCGGTGGTGGCCGAGTTCGGCGACCACACGCCCGATCAGGCCACGGTGACAACCAACCCGGTCATTGCGCTGCTGGCCGTCGAGTACATCAAGGCCGACGTCAGCGGCCGCCTGATGATCGATGCGATGCCTTCGGCGGCATACGAGAAGTTGCTGACGAGTCGCGCGATGCGGGCGATGCTTCGGCCGGTTTCGGGGAAGGGGGTGAAAGAGGGTGGTGGCGGTTAG
- a CDS encoding GNAT family N-acetyltransferase: MPGTRSRQPSSFSFSFSAFCARVPPSADSFSFHMTICLITSFAPVRVGSAICLEPLPVGRWTPFHRSLSFVGSRVHPRKKAYHFDHPETIRLFHLATYRHQDPTSEADNKPTKLTGGNGLYLLVKPSGSTTTRSSHRTPQLSVRWIRSGHSSRERTSPRQEQRIRSTALSSSPRILLLVNRPMKPALSEPSDILITERLSLRLASRRHASALLGYCIANRAHLSPWEPSRSESFYTLPSIEARLESMEREIAAGLAIHLLLFDKEEDRLIGDCNFTNIVRGPFQACHLGFSIAHDHEGRGLMRECLSTAIQYLFAELGLHRVMANYRPENKRSAQLLNKLGFEQEGIARAYLKINGVWEDHVLTSLINPADV, encoded by the coding sequence ATGCCCGGTACGAGGTCGCGGCAGCCTTCGAGCTTTTCTTTCAGCTTCAGCGCGTTCTGCGCGCGCGTGCCGCCCTCGGCAGATTCCTTCAGCTTCCACATGACGATATGTCTGATCACTTCGTTCGCTCCAGTTCGTGTTGGTTCGGCGATTTGCCTGGAACCCTTGCCAGTCGGGCGTTGGACGCCCTTTCATCGTTCGCTATCGTTCGTCGGAAGTCGCGTCCATCCGAGAAAAAAGGCGTATCACTTCGACCATCCAGAGACGATACGCCTTTTTCATCTGGCCACTTATCGACATCAGGATCCGACGAGCGAGGCAGACAACAAGCCTACCAAACTTACCGGCGGCAATGGACTGTATCTGTTGGTGAAGCCGTCCGGCTCCACCACGACGCGGAGTAGCCATCGGACGCCGCAACTCTCCGTGCGATGGATCCGATCTGGTCATTCATCGCGCGAGCGTACTAGTCCAAGACAAGAGCAACGAATCCGCTCGACTGCGCTATCTTCGAGTCCTCGGATTCTCCTCCTCGTCAATCGACCGATGAAACCCGCTCTAAGCGAACCGTCCGACATTCTGATCACTGAGCGTCTGTCGCTACGGCTAGCGAGCCGCCGACATGCGTCCGCTTTGCTGGGATATTGCATTGCCAATCGCGCACATTTGTCGCCATGGGAACCGTCCCGGTCCGAATCGTTCTACACGTTGCCGTCGATTGAGGCACGGCTCGAATCCATGGAAAGGGAGATCGCGGCTGGGCTCGCCATACATCTGTTGTTGTTCGACAAAGAGGAAGACCGGCTGATCGGCGACTGCAATTTTACGAACATCGTACGAGGGCCGTTCCAGGCATGTCACCTTGGCTTCTCGATTGCGCATGATCATGAGGGACGCGGGTTGATGCGCGAATGTCTCTCTACCGCTATCCAGTATCTGTTCGCCGAGCTTGGGTTACACCGTGTCATGGCGAACTATCGACCCGAGAACAAGCGAAGCGCGCAGTTGCTCAATAAGCTGGGCTTCGAGCAGGAAGGCATCGCGCGCGCCTACTTAAAAATAAATGGCGTCTGGGAGGATCATGTCCTGACGTCACTGATCAATCCAGCGGACGTCTGA
- a CDS encoding Dabb family protein, which translates to MIRHIVMWKLKESAEGGTRAQNALKLKEKLEGCRDLVPGILQLDVGVATPGLEATSDIVLVSDFTDQAALDAYQVHPVHQEVKKFVMAVAESRQCVDYLCDNAAR; encoded by the coding sequence GTGATCAGACATATCGTCATGTGGAAGCTGAAGGAATCTGCCGAGGGCGGCACGCGCGCGCAGAACGCGCTGAAGCTGAAAGAAAAGCTCGAAGGCTGCCGCGACCTCGTACCGGGCATCCTGCAACTCGACGTCGGCGTCGCGACGCCGGGCCTCGAAGCGACGTCCGACATCGTGCTGGTGTCCGATTTCACGGACCAGGCGGCGCTCGATGCGTACCAGGTTCACCCGGTCCATCAGGAAGTGAAGAAATTCGTGATGGCGGTGGCCGAATCGCGCCAGTGCGTCGACTATCTGTGCGACAACGCAGCACGATGA
- a CDS encoding PaaI family thioesterase, which translates to MSDAASPTDGPSIESPFVDLLGVRLVSAKDGASEIVLPLDERHMNTWSIAHGGVTMTLSDIALAMAARSLTDDGVGVVTVEMKVNFMQPGRGELRAYGRVMHRSTTMAYCEGEVRDSDGNFVAKALGTFKYMRRLAVGRDIKRQRTRTAPDAHPGPSDA; encoded by the coding sequence ATGAGCGACGCGGCATCTCCGACGGACGGCCCGTCGATCGAAAGCCCGTTCGTCGATCTGCTCGGCGTGCGGCTCGTCAGCGCGAAGGACGGCGCGAGCGAGATCGTGCTGCCGCTCGACGAGCGGCACATGAACACGTGGAGCATCGCGCACGGCGGCGTGACGATGACGCTGTCCGACATCGCGCTCGCGATGGCCGCACGCAGCCTGACCGACGACGGCGTCGGCGTCGTGACGGTCGAGATGAAGGTGAACTTCATGCAGCCGGGTCGCGGCGAATTGCGCGCGTACGGCCGCGTGATGCATCGCTCGACGACGATGGCGTATTGCGAAGGCGAAGTGCGCGACAGCGACGGCAACTTCGTTGCGAAAGCGCTCGGCACGTTCAAGTACATGCGGCGGCTCGCGGTAGGCCGCGACATCAAGCGGCAACGCACGCGCACGGCGCCCGACGCCCATCCGGGCCCGAGCGACGCGTAA
- a CDS encoding alpha/beta hydrolase, whose translation MPLNPKIAQVLDMIERAKRPSYHHQTPQQARAAYEKSAPILDVAPAPMHSVDACVVPTRDGRTIGARLYLPVAPSLAEPLPALVYYHGGGFTVGSVDTHDALCRMFARDAQCAVLSVDYRLAPEHKFPTAVHDAEDALRWLHREAAAFGIDAARLAVGGDSAGGTLATVCAVLARDAGIHLALQLLIYPGVTGHQATESHARLANGYLLTQDTIQWFFSQYVREPADRDDWRFAPLDGTRGAPSSFAGVAPAWIATAEYDPLSDEGAAYAQKLRAAGNTVALVCYPGMIHEFFKMGGYIPEVRAAHADATAALRAAFDGV comes from the coding sequence ATGCCGCTGAATCCGAAGATCGCGCAGGTGCTCGACATGATCGAGCGTGCCAAACGTCCGTCCTATCATCATCAGACGCCGCAGCAGGCGCGCGCCGCGTACGAGAAAAGCGCGCCGATCCTCGACGTCGCGCCGGCGCCGATGCATTCGGTCGACGCCTGCGTCGTGCCGACCCGCGACGGCCGCACGATCGGCGCACGGCTTTACCTGCCGGTCGCACCGAGCCTCGCCGAGCCGCTGCCGGCGCTCGTCTACTACCACGGCGGCGGCTTCACGGTCGGCAGCGTCGACACGCACGACGCGCTGTGCCGGATGTTCGCGCGCGACGCGCAGTGCGCGGTGCTGTCGGTCGACTACCGGCTCGCGCCGGAACACAAGTTCCCGACCGCCGTGCACGATGCCGAAGACGCGCTGCGCTGGCTGCATCGCGAGGCCGCCGCGTTCGGCATCGACGCCGCGCGGCTAGCGGTCGGCGGCGACAGCGCGGGCGGCACGCTGGCGACCGTGTGCGCGGTGCTGGCGCGCGACGCGGGCATCCATCTTGCGCTGCAACTGCTGATCTATCCGGGCGTGACCGGCCACCAGGCGACCGAATCGCACGCGCGGCTGGCGAACGGCTACCTGCTGACGCAGGACACGATCCAGTGGTTCTTCTCGCAATACGTGCGCGAGCCGGCCGACCGCGACGACTGGCGCTTCGCGCCGCTCGACGGCACGCGCGGCGCGCCGTCGTCGTTCGCCGGCGTCGCGCCGGCATGGATCGCGACCGCGGAATACGACCCGCTGAGCGACGAGGGCGCCGCGTATGCGCAGAAGCTGCGCGCGGCTGGCAATACGGTCGCGCTGGTGTGTTACCCGGGGATGATCCACGAGTTCTTCAAGATGGGCGGCTACATACCCGAGGTGCGCGCCGCGCATGCCGACGCGACGGCGGCGCTGCGGGCCGCCTTCGACGGCGTTTGA
- a CDS encoding GNAT family N-acetyltransferase produces MTDGWVETETQTGDWAVLGADAARIRDAVFVREHRIPPEWELDDEDPLSLHAVAYRVDRASGARRAVATGRLLRTGTIGRVAVLADARRQGAGSAVLHALLEAARHRGEPLVRLYAQDEAVPFYLRHGFTTIGEPFDALGVPHVEMVRAP; encoded by the coding sequence ATGACGGACGGCTGGGTCGAAACAGAAACGCAGACGGGCGACTGGGCGGTGCTCGGCGCGGATGCCGCGCGGATCCGCGATGCGGTGTTCGTGCGCGAGCATCGGATTCCGCCCGAGTGGGAGCTCGACGATGAAGATCCGCTGTCGCTGCACGCGGTGGCGTACCGCGTCGATCGGGCGAGCGGCGCACGGCGCGCGGTCGCGACCGGGCGGCTGCTGCGCACCGGCACGATCGGCCGCGTCGCGGTGCTGGCGGACGCGCGCCGGCAAGGCGCCGGTTCCGCCGTGCTGCACGCGCTGCTCGAGGCGGCGCGGCATCGCGGCGAGCCGCTCGTGCGGCTCTATGCGCAGGACGAAGCGGTGCCGTTCTACCTGCGCCACGGCTTCACGACGATCGGCGAACCGTTCGACGCGCTCGGCGTGCCGCACGTCGAGATGGTGCGCGCGCCATAG
- a CDS encoding NRDE family protein produces MCLIAFDWQPDAAAGPVFTLAANRDEFFRRTSAPLSWWEDVPGVLAGRDLEAGGTWLGVSRDGRFAALTNYRAPFDIRAGAPTRGKLVSDFLGGPGVAPLDYLGALAEHAAVYNGFNLLVGDWKRRELAWFCNRAAEGESRVAAPMAVGAGVHALSNARLDTPWPKVVRKRAELGTLLTDNATPSLDELIDLLRDPRVADDDALPHTGIPLERERALSAAFIETPEYGTRGTTALRVTMKEGVRLTVDIKERCDDDGSHRTVRPGTFERAFTFDIDATPPRAVR; encoded by the coding sequence ATGTGTCTGATTGCCTTCGACTGGCAGCCTGATGCCGCCGCCGGTCCTGTATTTACGCTGGCCGCCAACCGCGACGAGTTCTTTCGCCGGACGAGTGCGCCGCTTTCGTGGTGGGAAGACGTGCCGGGCGTGCTGGCCGGCCGCGATCTCGAAGCCGGCGGCACATGGCTCGGCGTGTCGCGCGACGGCCGCTTCGCCGCGCTCACGAACTACCGTGCGCCGTTCGACATTCGCGCCGGCGCGCCGACCCGCGGCAAGCTCGTGTCGGATTTCCTCGGCGGCCCGGGCGTCGCGCCGCTCGATTACCTCGGCGCACTGGCCGAGCACGCGGCCGTCTACAACGGCTTCAACCTGCTGGTCGGCGACTGGAAGCGGCGCGAGCTCGCGTGGTTCTGCAATCGCGCAGCCGAAGGCGAAAGCCGTGTCGCCGCGCCGATGGCGGTCGGCGCCGGCGTGCATGCGCTGTCCAACGCGCGGCTCGACACGCCGTGGCCGAAGGTCGTGCGCAAGCGCGCGGAACTCGGCACGCTGCTGACCGACAACGCGACGCCGTCGCTCGACGAACTGATCGACCTGTTGCGCGATCCGCGCGTCGCGGACGACGACGCGCTGCCGCACACCGGCATTCCGCTCGAGCGCGAGCGCGCGCTGTCGGCCGCGTTCATCGAGACGCCCGAATACGGCACGCGCGGCACGACCGCGCTGCGCGTGACGATGAAGGAAGGCGTGCGGCTCACGGTCGACATCAAGGAGCGCTGCGACGACGACGGCTCGCATCGCACCGTCCGCCCCGGCACGTTCGAGCGCGCGTTCACGTTCGACATCGACGCGACACCGCCGCGCGCCGTCCGCTGA
- a CDS encoding YgfZ/GcvT domain-containing protein, producing MSTPFASPAAQPASASLPVFPRPSAADFDAPAACMPLAQFGVIDVAGDDAATFLHGQLTNDIEHLDAASARVAGYCSPKGRLLASFLAWREGHGVRLLVSKDVQAAVQKRLSMFVLRAKAKLSDASDAVAVVGFSGDVRDALSGVFDALPDGVHVKVDGPAGVLIRVPDAAGRQRYLWIGPRAEVDARIAALAGTLPVVSPAVWDWLDVRAGEPRITQPVVEQFVPQMVNFDVIGAVNFRKGCYPGQEVVARSQYRGTIKRRTALAHVAGETDSVHAGVELFHSDDPGQPCGMIVNAAAAPAGGVDALVEIKLAALDSGSVHVGAADGPALAFDTLPYAWPTDA from the coding sequence ATGAGCACACCGTTCGCTTCACCGGCTGCCCAGCCCGCATCCGCCTCGCTCCCCGTTTTCCCCCGCCCGTCCGCCGCCGATTTCGACGCGCCGGCCGCGTGCATGCCGCTTGCGCAGTTCGGCGTGATCGACGTGGCCGGCGACGACGCCGCGACGTTCCTGCACGGCCAGCTCACCAACGACATCGAGCATCTCGATGCGGCCAGTGCGCGCGTGGCCGGCTACTGTTCGCCGAAGGGCCGGCTGCTCGCGTCGTTCCTCGCGTGGCGCGAGGGCCACGGCGTGCGCCTGCTGGTGTCGAAGGACGTGCAGGCCGCCGTCCAGAAACGGCTGTCGATGTTCGTGCTGCGCGCGAAGGCGAAGCTGTCGGACGCGAGCGACGCCGTCGCGGTGGTCGGCTTCAGCGGCGACGTGCGCGACGCGCTGTCGGGCGTGTTCGACGCGCTGCCCGACGGCGTGCACGTGAAGGTCGACGGCCCGGCCGGCGTGCTGATCCGCGTGCCGGACGCGGCCGGGCGCCAGCGCTACCTGTGGATCGGGCCGCGCGCCGAAGTCGACGCGCGCATCGCCGCGCTCGCCGGCACGCTGCCGGTCGTGTCGCCGGCCGTGTGGGACTGGCTCGACGTTCGCGCGGGCGAGCCGCGCATCACGCAGCCGGTCGTCGAACAGTTTGTCCCGCAGATGGTCAACTTCGACGTGATCGGTGCCGTTAACTTCAGGAAGGGGTGCTACCCGGGCCAGGAAGTCGTCGCGCGCAGCCAGTACCGCGGGACGATCAAGCGCCGCACCGCGCTCGCGCACGTCGCCGGCGAGACCGACAGCGTGCATGCCGGCGTCGAGCTGTTCCACAGCGACGACCCCGGCCAGCCGTGCGGGATGATCGTCAACGCGGCGGCCGCGCCCGCGGGCGGCGTCGATGCGCTGGTCGAGATCAAGCTCGCCGCGCTCGACAGCGGCAGCGTGCACGTCGGCGCGGCCGACGGCCCGGCGCTCGCCTTCGACACGCTGCCGTACGCGTGGCCGACCGACGCGTAG